Genomic DNA from Catellatospora sp. TT07R-123:
CACGGTCGAGCTGCCCGACCTGTACCTGCTGGCGGCGGTGCTGCTGTGCGGGCTCGGGTACGCCGAGGGCGGCGCGCTGGCCCGCGAGCTGGGCGGCGCCCGTACCATCTGCTGGGCTCTGATCGTGGCGCTGCCCGTCACCGTGCCGGTCACCGCGCTGTCCGCGCTCGCGCACCCGCCGCACGCCGCCGCGACCGCCTGGGCCGGGTTCGGCTACGTCACCGTCGTCTCCATGTTCCTGGGCTTCTTCGCCTGGTACGCGGGCCTGGCCCGGGGCGGCGTCGCCCGGGTCGGGCAGGTGCAGCTCGCGCAGCCGGTGCTCACGCTGCTGTGGTCGGCGCTGCTGCTGGGCGAGCCGGTCGGCCCGGCCGCTATCGTTGCGGCCCTGGCCGTGCTGGCCTGCGTGGCCCTGACCCAGCGCACCCGCGCCGCCGCGCCACCCGCCGCGCCCGCCGCGCCCGCGCCGGTCGCGGCGACGCCCTGAGAGGAGCGAGCCGTGTACATTCCCGCGCACTTCGCCGCCGACGAGGCGGCCGTGGCCGAGCTGCTGGCCGGGATCGGCGCCGTCGACCTGGTCACCGCGACCGAGCAGGGCCCGGTCGCGACCCTGCTGCCGATGCTGTTCGACCGCCCGGCCCACCTGCCGCACGGCCGCCTGCGCGGCCACCTGGCCCGCAACAACGACCAGTGGCGCCTGCCGGTGCTCGGGCAGGCGCTGGCGATCGTGCGCGGCCCCGACGCCTACGTCAGCCCGAGCTGGTACGCCGCCAAGGCCGAGCACGGCCGGGTCGTGCCCACCTGGAACTACGTCACCGCGCACGTCTACGGCGAACTGGTGGTGCACGACGACCCGGTCTGGACCGGGGCGCTCGTGCGCGAGCTGACCGACCGGCACGAGGCCGGCCGCGAGCACCCCTGGTCGGTCGACGACGCCCCGGCGGCGTACGTGGAGGGCCAGCTGCGGGCGATCGTCGGCGTGGAACTGGTGATCTCGCGGGTCGAGGCGAAGTTCAAGCTGAGCCAGAACCGCTCCGACGCCGACCTGCGCGGCGTGGCGTCCGGTCTGGACGGTGCCGGGCAGCACGCGGCGGCCGAGGCGGTGCGGGGGGTGTTCCGCGCGGGAGCGGATGGTTAAAGTCGAGGCCCCTGACCTCCGCGCCGTCCCCCGGCGCACCCCCTGGAGGAAGACCGATGACCCGTTCCACCCGTCTCCTGCTGATCATCGGTGTGATCGTCGTCCTGCTCGGCGGCGGCGCGTACGCCGGAGTGTCGATGCTGCGCTCCCATGTGGACGACGCGATCCCGCAGGCAGACCTGTTCGGCCCGAGCGACACCCCGTCCCCGTCGGCGCCCGGCTCGCCGAGCCCCAGCGCGAGCCCGACCCCGCCCGCCGGATCGGACATCAAGGGCCCGCTGAACATCCTGATCGTCGGCGTCGACACCCGCGAGGCGCAGAAGAGCTGGCCGGCGCACGGCGACGCGGTCATGATCATGCATGTCAACGCCGACCTGAGCAGCGCGTGGCTGACCTCGCTGCCGCGCGACCTGGTGGTGCGGGTGCCCGCGTTCAAGCCGTCGAACTACGGCGGCACGGCGCACACCAAGCTGACCCACGCGATGACGTTCGGGGCGCGGGTGCCCGGCACCGGCCGGTTCGACATGGCGCAGGGGTTCCAGCTGATGGCCAAGGCGGTGAGCGGGTACACCGGGATCGCGCGGTTCGACGCGGGGGCGGTCGTCACGTTCACCGGATACCGCGACCTCATCAACGCCATGGGCGGGGTCGACATCTACGTCGACCAGAAGATCGTCTCGATCCACCGCGCGCCCGACGGCAAGCTGCGGCCCTCCTGCGGCGGGTGCAGCCACGGCTACAGCGGGCCGCAGGCCACCTACAACGTGGGCACCATGCACATGACGGGCTGGCAGGCGCTGGACTACGGGCGGCAGCGCTACACGGCGGGCAGCGAGTACACCCGGCAGCGGCACCAGCGGCAGCTCATCAAGGCGATGGCGGCCAGGGCGTTCAGCGGCGACCTGCTGACCAGCCCCGGCCGGCTGGAGGCCATCCTGCAGGCGCTGGGCAAGACGATGGTGTTCGACGGGCGCGGGCACACCCCCTCAGCCTGGGCGTACGCGCTGCGCAAGCTGACCCCGGCCGCCATCACCCTGGTCGGGCTGCCCGGCCACGGCGTCTACACGGGCGGCAAGTACCAGGGTGAGGCGCTGGACTCGGTGCAGGCGTCGTACTTCGCGGCGCTGCGCAAGGATCAGCTGGCCGGCTGGGTGAAGACGCATCCGAAGCTGGTCAACGTCGATCCACGAGCCTGATTCGGTAGTTTGATCGGGTGGAGACGATCAGACAGTTGCAGATCCGTCGCGCCACCACCGCGGACGTGCCCGCGGTGGTGGCGCTGGTCGAGTCGGCGTACCGGGGCGAGTCGAGCCGGGCCGGGTGGACCACCGAGGCCGACCTGCTCGAAGGGCAGCGCACCGACCCCGACGCGGTGGCCGGGATGGTCGGCGCCGAGGACGGCCGGGTGCTGCTGTTCGAACGCGACGGTGCCCTGGTCGCCTGCTGCCACGTGCAGCGCCGTGAGGGATATGCCTACTTCGGCATGTTCTCGGTGCGCCCCGACCGGCAGGGCGGCGGGATCGGCCGGGCGGTGCTGGCCGAGGCCGAGCGGCTGGCCCGGCAGGAATGGACCGCGCCCGAGCTGCACATGACCGTGCTGGTGCAGCGCCCCGAACTGCTGTCCTGGTATGAGCGGCGCGGCTACCGCCGGACCGGGCAGCGCTACCCGTTCCCGTACGGCGATCCGCGCTTCGGGCTGCCCAAACGTACCGATCTGGAGTTCGAACTGCTGATCAAGGCGCTTTGACCGGTTCCGCGGGTCGGCAATGTCACCCGACCAGCACTAAACGTAGGCAGCGTGCACACGCTCGGTTACGGTCGGTGGCATGACCAACCCTATCGCCGACATCTGCGTGCCGGAGCTGGGGCGGCAGGTCGACCTGCTTGACTACCAGGACGTCGACCAGAGCGCGCTCGACGTGTGCACCCTCACCCTCAACCTCCGCCAGCAGTACCGCCGCGCACTGCTGGCCCGGGATCAGGCCGCCGCGTCGCTGGTGCGCCGCAGCGGCTGGTCCCCGGCCGACGTGGCCGAGGTGATCTGCGGCCACCGCGCCCACGCGCACCGCGCTGCGACCATCGTCGACTGGACCGGCCTGCGCCACGCCTACGGCGCCGAGGAGGCCCCCGGCACCGAGCAGGACCTCTACCAGCACCAGCAGGTCGTCGCCGACCTGCACGAACTGCTGGAACGCGCGTACGACCAGGCCACCCGGCTGCTGCCCGCGGTGCGGCTGGAACGCAACCTGCCCGACGGGCCCACCGAACGGGTGGCCCACTGCGCGCACTGGCTGCGCTTCGTCGAGGGCCTGCAGGCCGCCAACGACGCCTCGCGCATCCTGTACGCGGCGGTGCTGGCCCGCCACCACGGCTGGCCCGAGA
This window encodes:
- a CDS encoding GNAT family N-acetyltransferase; its protein translation is METIRQLQIRRATTADVPAVVALVESAYRGESSRAGWTTEADLLEGQRTDPDAVAGMVGAEDGRVLLFERDGALVACCHVQRREGYAYFGMFSVRPDRQGGGIGRAVLAEAERLARQEWTAPELHMTVLVQRPELLSWYERRGYRRTGQRYPFPYGDPRFGLPKRTDLEFELLIKAL
- a CDS encoding FMN-binding negative transcriptional regulator, whose amino-acid sequence is MYIPAHFAADEAAVAELLAGIGAVDLVTATEQGPVATLLPMLFDRPAHLPHGRLRGHLARNNDQWRLPVLGQALAIVRGPDAYVSPSWYAAKAEHGRVVPTWNYVTAHVYGELVVHDDPVWTGALVRELTDRHEAGREHPWSVDDAPAAYVEGQLRAIVGVELVISRVEAKFKLSQNRSDADLRGVASGLDGAGQHAAAEAVRGVFRAGADG
- a CDS encoding LCP family protein — translated: MTRSTRLLLIIGVIVVLLGGGAYAGVSMLRSHVDDAIPQADLFGPSDTPSPSAPGSPSPSASPTPPAGSDIKGPLNILIVGVDTREAQKSWPAHGDAVMIMHVNADLSSAWLTSLPRDLVVRVPAFKPSNYGGTAHTKLTHAMTFGARVPGTGRFDMAQGFQLMAKAVSGYTGIARFDAGAVVTFTGYRDLINAMGGVDIYVDQKIVSIHRAPDGKLRPSCGGCSHGYSGPQATYNVGTMHMTGWQALDYGRQRYTAGSEYTRQRHQRQLIKAMAARAFSGDLLTSPGRLEAILQALGKTMVFDGRGHTPSAWAYALRKLTPAAITLVGLPGHGVYTGGKYQGEALDSVQASYFAALRKDQLAGWVKTHPKLVNVDPRA
- a CDS encoding DMT family transporter, with product MKSKSSAIVADTVAVPTGGLLLGALGVVLFSMSLPATKLAVHELDPWFVAFGRAVGAGLLASAYLRVTGAPRPTATQWRRLAVVALGVVVGFPLFTSLALTAQTAAHGAVVVTVLPAATAVFAVLRAGERPPRAFWLAASAGLVAVLGFLVAGGAVRGTVELPDLYLLAAVLLCGLGYAEGGALARELGGARTICWALIVALPVTVPVTALSALAHPPHAAATAWAGFGYVTVVSMFLGFFAWYAGLARGGVARVGQVQLAQPVLTLLWSALLLGEPVGPAAIVAALAVLACVALTQRTRAAAPPAAPAAPAPVAATP